One window from the genome of Dermacentor silvarum isolate Dsil-2018 chromosome 5, BIME_Dsil_1.4, whole genome shotgun sequence encodes:
- the LOC119453216 gene encoding uncharacterized protein LOC119453216, with protein MHQEICMTPVAAEALEKDSRQQAKSATWHQERRLRVTSSNFGVVLNRKEWTVKGLQNLTAARDLSRVAAVNYGIKMEPLAAQRYEDALRRLGHAPTVSTCGLLVNPAFPWLGASPDRIVYDPTEQSYGVVEIKCPYSLRDHKASALLNTDFCCIIRDGVPELKRDHQYYHQLLGQMGVSQLRWGDFVVYGGDFLLIERIRFNENEWKSAREVLDNFYMDTLLPYLSSTVI; from the exons ATGCATCAGGAGATATGTATGACACCAGTGGCAGCTGAAGCACTTGAAAAGGACAGCCGCCAGCAGGCAAAAAGTGCAACATGGCATCAGGAACGCCGGCTTCGTGTCACCTCCTCCAACTTTGGTGTGGTCCTGAATAGGAAGGAGTGGACAGTAAAGGGCCTGCAAAACCTCACAGCTGCCAGAGACCTTTCTAGAGTTGCTGCAGTCAA TTACGGCATCAAGATGGAACCGCTAGCTGCTCAACGCTACGAGGATGCTCTACGCCGTCTGGGCCACGCTCCTACAGTTAGTACCTGTGGATTGCTGGTTAACCCAGCCTTTCCTTGGTTGGGTGCGTCGCCCGACAGGATTGTGTACGACCCCACAGAACAATCCTATGGTGTAGTAGAGATCAAGTGTCCCTACTCTCTACGTGACCACAAGGCGTCTGCCCTTCTAAACACTGATTTCTGTTGCATAATCAGGGATGGTGTACCAGAGCTTAAGAGGGACCACCAGTATTATCATCAACTGCTTGGGCAGATGGGTGTATCACAGTTGCGCTGGGGTGACTTTGTGGTATATGGAGGAGATTTTCTTTTGATCGAACGAATAAGATTTAATGAGAATGAATGGAAAAGTGCCAGAGAGGTGCTCGACAACTTTTACATGGACACACTGCTGCCATATCTGTCAAGCACTGTAATCTGA